In Sander vitreus isolate 19-12246 chromosome 7, sanVit1, whole genome shotgun sequence, a genomic segment contains:
- the LOC144520224 gene encoding trypsin, which yields MALLPGTANVLLFLAFSLSALPRHLFFLLSTGASPQRIIGGQEVLPYSVKYQASLQFSDTKQHYCGGTLVHPEWVVSAAHCWRPSSRLLVVLSEHSLDKEEGFEQVFNVSKIFVHNFNYNSFDNDIMMIKLSRPAQLNANVQPAVLPDDSAPSLNNDVCTVSGWGVTQIYSYYLSPVLRSVDVRIVPYCSYYYWGRITSNMLCAGSQLGGKDSCQGDSGGPLICNGLFEGIVSWGISCANPYFPGVYTKVRNYIPWIKWITEQQ from the exons ATGGCACTGCTGCCAGGCACTGCTAATGTGCTGTTGTTTTTGGCCTTTTCTTTATCAG CACTCCCACGGCACCTATTCTTTTTACTGTCTACAGGGGCGTCTCCACAGAGGATCATAGGGGGTCAGGAGGTCCTGCCGTACTCTGTCAAATACCAGGCATCCTTGCAGTTCAGTGATACCAAGCAACACTACTGTGGAGGAACCTTAGTGCACCCTGAATGGGTGGTGTCTGCTGCCCATTGCTGGAGACC GAGCAGTCGATTGCTGGTGGTGTTAAGTGAACACAGCCTGGACAAGGAAGAAGGATTTGAACAGGTCTTTAATGTCTCAAAGATATTTGTCCACAACTTTAACTACAACTCATTCGACAATGACATCATGATGATCAAG CTGAGTAGGCCGGCCCAGCTGAACGCTAACGTCCAGCCAGCTGTTCTGCCTGATGATAGCGCTCCTTCACTTAATAATGACGTGTGCACAGTGAGCGGCTGGGGTGTGACACAGATTTACAGTTACTACCTGTCTCCTGTGCTACGTTCTGTGGATGTGAGAATAGTTCCCTACTGCTCTTATTACTACTGGGGGAGGATCACTTCAAACATGCTGTGTGCTGGATCTCAACTAGGTGGCAAAGATTCCTGCCAG GGTGACTCCGGTGGTCCCCTTATCTGCAACGGCCTCTTCGAGGGCATTGTCTCCTGGGGTATCAGCTGTGCAAACCCTTACTTCCCTGGAGTCTACACCAAAGTGAGGAACTACATCCCTTGGATCAAATGGATTACGGAGCAACAATAA